A genomic segment from Aegilops tauschii subsp. strangulata cultivar AL8/78 chromosome 1, Aet v6.0, whole genome shotgun sequence encodes:
- the LOC109768495 gene encoding uncharacterized protein isoform X1, translated as MIDDEANFDDIIDAPAEVEAAAKFHPNKLRGKLWKKSVPSRSVVPNRTVETSDEKALALSQDNLSQGLVTNQGIASSAVLGSETIGGAEACGGTIYTPSDDVLAVSSVDRVSQNDDPHDDPSEVATLQENLVVSETQASSTHPTSKTVDDLADFGELFDTHSEEENVAKSKLKIKVKLSKAASKSRKTGQKKAASTVDVVSQNKEDGNDDVRGCNDEQAQAPRHEEYVQTSDSQPPLGTDDGTVDNFVNHIRILEEPGPEETAAKLRPKSQRKPGRASSKAVGTSDDYAAANLKDINASVDIDSQDGLINPHTDDTQPIFGEPSAEAAATFLLDLGKKKGKGKSVTFILPDDYEGVAATDTNHNDIGSDENLNTLPQQAPQKHCLTEEHSDDQEYTDRESQYYEGERSDHGVEQQSKLDVGKQELSMKLRSRTEIQKVGLSEHIVDDHLDEDFVEPSAAEQNNDSGDENTAGGKQKAPRKSRKKDPNKEPLRGSKRTSTKSTSEKSQPNQQKNKSEVSSRGRKRALKDTMTEQPEKKLTHRIRQKRAQEVQTLLQKPDHEIDRMKLSVTHLRLLQEARERIQSKTPSGPSSSNQSSSRFGDTDDFDPFGDNYDNDRTENQALENATKLNYHSYMDKKTRAKWTKSDTDLFYQGLQQFGSDFAMIQQLFPDKSRDQVRQKFKSEDKKHPMQVHDAILHRSRDNLYLKQVMKQLNIEDSLKDINITQKQEVAPTEGNTGNDVISETNTFSVENVSNLSDEEMGTHQSEVKEGEDVAGNADDVDLDVFDWY; from the exons ATGATTGATGATGAGGCTAACTTTGACGACATCATTGATGCCCCTGCAGAAGTGGAAGCTGCTGCAAAGTTTCATCCTAATAAGCTGCGGGGCAAGCTTTGGAAGAAATCTGTGCCATCAAGATCTGTTGTACCCAATCGTACAGTGGAAACAAGTGATGAGAAGGCTCTAGCTTTAAGTCAAGATAATTTGTCTCAAGGACTTGTTACGAATCAAGGAATAGCATCTTCGGCCGTTCTTGGTAGTGAAACGATTGGTGGTGCGGAAGCTTGTGGGGGCACTATTTACACACCTTCTGATGATGTGCTGGCAGTTTCTTCTGTAGATAGGGTTTCACAAAATGACGATCCTCATGATGATCCATCTGAAGTAGCTACGCTCCAAGAAAACTTGGTTGTTTCAGAGACCCAAGCATCATCCACCCATCCAACTAGCAAGACAGTTGATGATTTAGCTGACTTTGGGGAACTATTTGACACACATTCTGAAGAGGAAAACGTTGCAAAGTCCAAGCTAAAAATTAAGGTGAAACTCAGCAAGGCAGCATCCAAGTCCCGAAAGACTGGCCAAAAGAAGGCAGCTTCAACTGTAGACGTGGTCTCACAAAATAAAGAGGATGGTAACGATGATGTCAGAGGATGCAACGATGAGCAGGCACAAGCTCCTAGACATGAAGAATATGTACAGACCTCAGATTCTCAGCCACCCTTGGGAACTGATGATGGTACAGTTGACAATTTCGTTAACCACATCCGCATCCTTGAAGAGCCTGGTCCAGAGGAAACGGCTGCAAAGTTACGCCCTAAATCACAAAGAAAACCTGGCAGGGCTTCATCCAAGGCTGTTGGGACTAGTGATGATTATGCAGCAGCTAATCTAAAG GATATCAATGCTAGTGTTGATATAGACTCTCAAGATGGGCTGATAAATCCTCATACTGATGATACTCAACCTATCTTTGGAGAACCCTCAG CTGAAGCTGCTGCTACATTTCTACTTGATCTTGgaaagaaaaagggcaaaggcaAATCAGTAACATTTATTCTACCAGATGATTATGAGGGGGTCGCTGCAACAGATACCAACCATAATGACATAGGATCTGATGAAAATTTGAACACCTTGCCTCAGCAAGCACCTCAAAAG CATTGTCTTACTGAAGAACATTCAGACGATCAGGAATATACTGATAGGGAGAGCCAGTACTATGAGGGGGAGCGATCAGATCATGGTGTTGAACAACAATCCAAATTGGATGTTGGAAAACAAGAATTATCAATGAAGTTGAGAAGCAGGACAGAGATTCAGAAGGTTGGGTTATCTGAGCATATTGTTGACGATCATCTTGATGAAGATTTTGTTGAACCTTCAGCAGCCGAACAAAATAATGATAGTGGCGACGAGAACACTGCTGGAGGaaagcagaaggcaccaagaaaGTCAAGGAAGAAAGATCCAAATAAAGAACCTTTGAGGGGTTCCAAGCGCACCTCGACGAAATCCACTTCGGAAAAATCACAGCCGAACCAGCAGAAAAATAAAAGTGAAGTATCGTCACGCGGTCGTAAGAGAGCCTTGAAAGATACAATGACAGAACAGCCTGAGAAGAAGCTTACTCACAGAATTCGTCAAAAAAGAGCTCAAG AAGTGCAAACGTTACTTCAAAAACCTGATCATGAGATAGATCGCATGAAGCTAAGTGTGACGCATCTCAGGTTGTTACAAGAGGCCAGAGAGCGTATTCAG AGTAAAACACCGTCAGGACCATCATCCTCTAATCAAAG CAGCTCCCGTTTTGGAGATACTGACGATTTTGATCCTTTTGGAGATAACTATGACAATGACAGAACAGAGAATCAGGCGCTAGAAAATGCTACTAAACTGAATTACCATTCTTATATGGACAAAAAGACACGGGCCAAATGGACAAAATCTGACACTGACTTGTTTTACCAG GGTCTTCAACAATTTGGTAGCGATTTTGCAATGATACAGCAACTATTCCCAGATAAGTCCCGTGATCAGGTACGGCAAAAGTTTAAAAGTGAGGACAAAAAGCATCCAATGCAAGTCCACGATGCTATACTTCATCGCTCGAGAG ATAACTTGTATTTAAAACAAGTAATGAAACAGCTCAACATTGAAGATTCGCTCAAAGACATCAACATTACACAAAAACAAGAGGTTGCACCAACTGAAGGGAACACTGGAAATGATGTTATTTCTGAAACTAACACGTTCAGTGTTGAGAACGTTTCGAATTTGTCAGATGAAGAAATGGGCACGCACCAATCTGAGGTCAAAGAAGGGGAGGATGTTGCTGGAAATGCTGATGATGTTGACCTGGATGTTTTTGATTGGTACTAG
- the LOC109768495 gene encoding uncharacterized protein isoform X2, whose product MIDDEANFDDIIDAPAEVEAAAKFHPNKLRGKLWKKSVPSRSVVPNRTVETSDEKALALSQDNLSQGLVTNQGIASSAVLGSETIGGAEACGGTIYTPSDDVLAVSSVDRVSQNDDPHDDPSEVATLQENLVVSETQASSTHPTSKTVDDLADFGELFDTHSEEENVAKSKLKIKVKLSKAASKSRKTGQKKAASTVDVVSQNKEDGNDDVRGCNDEQAQAPRHEEYVQTSDSQPPLGTDDGTVDNFVNHIRILEEPGPEETAAKLRPKSQRKPGRASSKAVGTSDDYAAANLKDINASVDIDSQDGLINPHTDDTQPIFGEPSAEAAATFLLDLGKKKGKGKSVTFILPDDYEGVAATDTNHNDIGSDENLNTLPQQAPQKHCLTEEHSDDQEYTDRESQYYEGERSDHGVEQQSKLDVGKQELSMKLRSRTEIQKVGLSEHIVDDHLDEDFVEPSAAEQNNDSGDENTAGGKQKAPRKSRKKDPNKEPLRGSKRTSTKSTSEKSQPNQQKNKSEVSSRGRKRALKDTMTEQPEKKLTHRIRQKRAQEVQTLLQKPDHEIDRMKLSVTHLRLLQEARERIQSKTPSGPSSSNQSSRFGDTDDFDPFGDNYDNDRTENQALENATKLNYHSYMDKKTRAKWTKSDTDLFYQGLQQFGSDFAMIQQLFPDKSRDQVRQKFKSEDKKHPMQVHDAILHRSRDNLYLKQVMKQLNIEDSLKDINITQKQEVAPTEGNTGNDVISETNTFSVENVSNLSDEEMGTHQSEVKEGEDVAGNADDVDLDVFDWY is encoded by the exons ATGATTGATGATGAGGCTAACTTTGACGACATCATTGATGCCCCTGCAGAAGTGGAAGCTGCTGCAAAGTTTCATCCTAATAAGCTGCGGGGCAAGCTTTGGAAGAAATCTGTGCCATCAAGATCTGTTGTACCCAATCGTACAGTGGAAACAAGTGATGAGAAGGCTCTAGCTTTAAGTCAAGATAATTTGTCTCAAGGACTTGTTACGAATCAAGGAATAGCATCTTCGGCCGTTCTTGGTAGTGAAACGATTGGTGGTGCGGAAGCTTGTGGGGGCACTATTTACACACCTTCTGATGATGTGCTGGCAGTTTCTTCTGTAGATAGGGTTTCACAAAATGACGATCCTCATGATGATCCATCTGAAGTAGCTACGCTCCAAGAAAACTTGGTTGTTTCAGAGACCCAAGCATCATCCACCCATCCAACTAGCAAGACAGTTGATGATTTAGCTGACTTTGGGGAACTATTTGACACACATTCTGAAGAGGAAAACGTTGCAAAGTCCAAGCTAAAAATTAAGGTGAAACTCAGCAAGGCAGCATCCAAGTCCCGAAAGACTGGCCAAAAGAAGGCAGCTTCAACTGTAGACGTGGTCTCACAAAATAAAGAGGATGGTAACGATGATGTCAGAGGATGCAACGATGAGCAGGCACAAGCTCCTAGACATGAAGAATATGTACAGACCTCAGATTCTCAGCCACCCTTGGGAACTGATGATGGTACAGTTGACAATTTCGTTAACCACATCCGCATCCTTGAAGAGCCTGGTCCAGAGGAAACGGCTGCAAAGTTACGCCCTAAATCACAAAGAAAACCTGGCAGGGCTTCATCCAAGGCTGTTGGGACTAGTGATGATTATGCAGCAGCTAATCTAAAG GATATCAATGCTAGTGTTGATATAGACTCTCAAGATGGGCTGATAAATCCTCATACTGATGATACTCAACCTATCTTTGGAGAACCCTCAG CTGAAGCTGCTGCTACATTTCTACTTGATCTTGgaaagaaaaagggcaaaggcaAATCAGTAACATTTATTCTACCAGATGATTATGAGGGGGTCGCTGCAACAGATACCAACCATAATGACATAGGATCTGATGAAAATTTGAACACCTTGCCTCAGCAAGCACCTCAAAAG CATTGTCTTACTGAAGAACATTCAGACGATCAGGAATATACTGATAGGGAGAGCCAGTACTATGAGGGGGAGCGATCAGATCATGGTGTTGAACAACAATCCAAATTGGATGTTGGAAAACAAGAATTATCAATGAAGTTGAGAAGCAGGACAGAGATTCAGAAGGTTGGGTTATCTGAGCATATTGTTGACGATCATCTTGATGAAGATTTTGTTGAACCTTCAGCAGCCGAACAAAATAATGATAGTGGCGACGAGAACACTGCTGGAGGaaagcagaaggcaccaagaaaGTCAAGGAAGAAAGATCCAAATAAAGAACCTTTGAGGGGTTCCAAGCGCACCTCGACGAAATCCACTTCGGAAAAATCACAGCCGAACCAGCAGAAAAATAAAAGTGAAGTATCGTCACGCGGTCGTAAGAGAGCCTTGAAAGATACAATGACAGAACAGCCTGAGAAGAAGCTTACTCACAGAATTCGTCAAAAAAGAGCTCAAG AAGTGCAAACGTTACTTCAAAAACCTGATCATGAGATAGATCGCATGAAGCTAAGTGTGACGCATCTCAGGTTGTTACAAGAGGCCAGAGAGCGTATTCAG AGTAAAACACCGTCAGGACCATCATCCTCTAATCAAAG CTCCCGTTTTGGAGATACTGACGATTTTGATCCTTTTGGAGATAACTATGACAATGACAGAACAGAGAATCAGGCGCTAGAAAATGCTACTAAACTGAATTACCATTCTTATATGGACAAAAAGACACGGGCCAAATGGACAAAATCTGACACTGACTTGTTTTACCAG GGTCTTCAACAATTTGGTAGCGATTTTGCAATGATACAGCAACTATTCCCAGATAAGTCCCGTGATCAGGTACGGCAAAAGTTTAAAAGTGAGGACAAAAAGCATCCAATGCAAGTCCACGATGCTATACTTCATCGCTCGAGAG ATAACTTGTATTTAAAACAAGTAATGAAACAGCTCAACATTGAAGATTCGCTCAAAGACATCAACATTACACAAAAACAAGAGGTTGCACCAACTGAAGGGAACACTGGAAATGATGTTATTTCTGAAACTAACACGTTCAGTGTTGAGAACGTTTCGAATTTGTCAGATGAAGAAATGGGCACGCACCAATCTGAGGTCAAAGAAGGGGAGGATGTTGCTGGAAATGCTGATGATGTTGACCTGGATGTTTTTGATTGGTACTAG
- the LOC109768494 gene encoding high molecular mass early light-inducible protein HV58, chloroplastic, producing MATMVALSSFAVVGRSAARSPVAAPRRRTLVVRAQTEPGMDSTKETTSASTSSSPSTSPTPTPIPAAPKPMAKKANPSVWDALAFSGPAPERINGRLAMVGFMAALSVEAARGGGLLDQAGSGAGLGWFLVTAGVFSVASLVPLLQGQSVESKSSGFWSADAELWNGRFAMLGLVALAATEFITGAPFVNI from the exons ATGGCGACCATGGTGGCTTTGAGTTCCTTCGCCGTCGTCGGCCGGTCCGCCGCCCGCTCTCCAGTGGCGGCCCCGCGCCGGAGGACCCTCGTCGTCAGGGCCCAGACCGAG CCTGGCATGGACTCAACCAAGGAGACAACGAGCGCATCGACCTCCTCCTCCCCGAGCACGagcccgaccccgaccccgatcCCGGCGGCACCCAAGCCCATGGCCAAGAAGGCTAACCcctcggtctgggacgcgctcgCCTTCAGCGGCCCGGCGCCGGAGCGAATCAACGGCCGGCTGGCCATGGTGGGATTCATGGCGGCGCTCTCCGTCgaggcggcgcgcggcggcgggctCCTCGACCAGGCCGGCAGCGGCGCCGGGCTGGGCTGGTTCCTGGTGACCGCGGGGGTGTTCTCCGTGGCATCGTTGGTGCCGCTGCTGCAGGGCCAGAGCGTGGAGAGCAAGTCCAGTGGCTTCTGGAGCGCGGACGCCGAGCTCTGGAACGGCCGCTTCGCCATGCTCGGCCTCGTCGCGCTCGCCGCCACCGAGTTCATTACCGGCGCTCCCTTCGTCAACATCTAA